In one Streptomyces marincola genomic region, the following are encoded:
- a CDS encoding DUF6414 family protein gives MPIPSLPRFLYLDEKSLGEYLSVVEEGISDETKRRRLHSEPAVPPGLGEIDKGSGTEEEERMIRETSSQRFIRFVKALTEDSQRWQYYDIDSIADVFEKLKVMDLIHGHFEIEVPPLVQLMSQPEQFSSMVDMLDAMRPMASIFGGDVDGLPKQEETAAFRDFTKVVKSDMVVVGYQDDDAPKVTGKLNKEFVRDSLEGEVFILGKVARKWKKDERHSLLALPGASLMSRQQRRKVVKSSVKNNENDDAVLAGPALTLDILAIYR, from the coding sequence ATGCCGATTCCATCCCTTCCGCGCTTTCTGTATCTTGATGAAAAGTCACTCGGTGAGTACCTCTCGGTAGTTGAAGAGGGAATCTCGGATGAGACCAAGCGTAGACGGTTGCACAGCGAACCTGCTGTTCCGCCGGGTCTTGGGGAGATTGATAAGGGGAGTGGGACCGAAGAGGAAGAGAGGATGATCCGCGAGACGAGCAGCCAGCGCTTCATCAGATTCGTCAAAGCGCTGACGGAAGATAGTCAGCGCTGGCAGTACTACGACATTGATTCCATTGCCGATGTCTTCGAGAAGCTGAAGGTAATGGATCTAATTCACGGGCACTTCGAGATCGAGGTTCCGCCCCTAGTCCAGTTGATGAGCCAGCCAGAGCAGTTCAGTAGTATGGTTGATATGTTGGATGCTATGCGGCCTATGGCCTCGATTTTTGGAGGGGACGTGGACGGGCTTCCGAAGCAAGAGGAAACTGCGGCATTTCGCGATTTCACCAAAGTCGTGAAGTCCGATATGGTGGTTGTCGGCTATCAAGATGATGACGCGCCGAAGGTCACGGGTAAGCTCAATAAGGAATTTGTCAGGGATTCACTGGAGGGGGAGGTGTTCATTCTGGGGAAGGTCGCCAGGAAATGGAAGAAGGATGAGAGGCACTCGCTTTTGGCTCTTCCTGGTGCCTCGCTAATGAGTCGTCAGCAGAGGCGTAAGGTAGTCAAGTCGTCTGTCAAAAATAATGAAAATGATGATGCGGTACTTGCTGGCCCTGCGCTTACTCTAGACATCCTTGCCATCTATCGATGA
- a CDS encoding NUDIX hydrolase → MARTEYYDDPNAPEPNSMVVAASAVVTNDEGHILLQRRRDNDLWALPGGAMEMNESLPQAAIREVKEETGLDIEITGLVGTYTDPRHIIAYTDGEIRRQFNICFRAHITGGQLEISDESTELRFVAVSELDNLPMHHTQLLRLKHALLRQEQPHLG, encoded by the coding sequence ATGGCACGCACCGAGTACTACGACGACCCCAACGCCCCCGAGCCCAACAGCATGGTCGTCGCCGCCTCCGCAGTCGTCACCAACGACGAAGGCCACATCCTCCTGCAACGCCGACGCGACAACGACCTGTGGGCCCTCCCCGGCGGAGCGATGGAGATGAACGAATCCCTGCCCCAAGCCGCCATCCGCGAGGTCAAGGAAGAAACCGGGCTCGACATCGAGATCACGGGCCTGGTCGGCACCTACACCGACCCCCGCCACATCATCGCCTACACAGACGGCGAAATCCGCCGCCAATTCAATATCTGCTTCCGCGCCCACATCACCGGCGGCCAACTGGAAATCTCCGACGAATCCACGGAGCTTCGCTTTGTCGCTGTAAGCGAACTAGACAACCTTCCCATGCATCACACACAGCTCCTCCGTCTGAAACACGCTTTGCTGCGACAGGAACAGCCCCACTTGGGATGA
- a CDS encoding XRE family transcriptional regulator: MTAGGWTYATLAHKVDVDPKSVERWVNLGRTPRRTTATTAAEILGEDVHALWPALRQSRPARAVSPELVALHEKRADVPTSAFVDLLTQAGERIDVLVYAAVFLHEAYPRFNDLLRERAAEGCAIRIAIGDADSTNVQQRGQEERFGHGIESRCRLALMHYRPLIGTPGIDVRTHETTLYNSIYRADDQMLVNAHVWGVNAYGAPVWHLRRNDGSGMFDTYAQSFDAVWETATPAEDN, translated from the coding sequence ATGACGGCCGGAGGCTGGACGTACGCCACCCTCGCGCACAAGGTCGACGTGGACCCCAAGTCCGTCGAGCGTTGGGTGAACCTGGGTCGTACGCCGCGCCGGACGACGGCCACCACGGCAGCGGAGATCCTGGGAGAAGACGTGCACGCACTATGGCCGGCGCTTCGCCAGTCCCGCCCCGCCCGCGCGGTCAGCCCGGAGCTGGTCGCCCTCCACGAGAAGCGCGCCGATGTCCCCACCTCGGCGTTCGTGGACCTGCTCACCCAGGCCGGCGAACGAATCGACGTCCTGGTCTACGCCGCCGTGTTCCTCCACGAGGCGTATCCGCGCTTCAACGACCTGCTCCGCGAACGAGCTGCCGAAGGCTGCGCCATCCGTATCGCCATCGGGGACGCCGACAGCACGAACGTCCAGCAGCGCGGCCAGGAGGAGCGGTTCGGGCACGGCATCGAGTCCCGTTGCCGCTTGGCCCTCATGCACTACCGCCCACTGATCGGCACCCCGGGTATCGACGTCCGCACACACGAAACCACGCTCTACAACTCGATCTACCGCGCGGATGACCAGATGCTCGTCAACGCCCACGTCTGGGGCGTGAACGCTTACGGTGCCCCTGTCTGGCACCTCCGCCGCAACGACGGCAGCGGCATGTTCGACACGTACGCCCAGAGCTTCGACGCCGTCTGGGAAACCGCAACCCCCGCCGAGGACAACTGA
- a CDS encoding DUF7848 domain-containing protein, with the protein MSPRAVIKAAEWTLAEETAEGSPRAIFRVECVTCGAESEMVDNEPQPVEMWALQHTGRNITHRQFRLTTQWFWHVFPAPGNPLYELEGGDSAT; encoded by the coding sequence ATGAGTCCGCGAGCCGTCATCAAGGCGGCGGAATGGACCCTGGCGGAGGAGACGGCCGAGGGATCGCCGCGTGCGATCTTCCGCGTCGAATGCGTCACCTGCGGCGCCGAGTCGGAGATGGTCGACAACGAGCCGCAACCCGTGGAGATGTGGGCGCTACAGCACACGGGACGGAACATCACGCACCGCCAATTCCGCCTGACTACGCAATGGTTCTGGCACGTGTTCCCGGCACCGGGGAACCCGCTCTACGAGCTGGAAGGCGGCGACTCCGCCACATAG
- a CDS encoding GntR family transcriptional regulator, producing the protein MALPSNDPRPPYQLAADKLREEITSGRLKPGDRLPSSRDLRETLGIANATVHSALRVLRDEGLIYSVAGRGSYVSDPQPSPGGAEATPPEEDRVSSAQFRQLKQRLDELEERLDRVLALVESVNEDHPRETKG; encoded by the coding sequence ATGGCCTTGCCGTCCAACGATCCGCGCCCGCCCTACCAGCTGGCTGCCGACAAGCTGCGCGAAGAGATCACGTCCGGGCGGCTCAAGCCCGGTGACCGCCTACCGTCGTCACGCGATCTGAGGGAAACCCTGGGCATCGCCAACGCGACGGTTCACAGTGCGCTTCGAGTCCTGCGGGACGAGGGGCTGATCTACTCCGTAGCAGGGCGCGGAAGCTACGTGTCCGACCCGCAGCCCTCCCCCGGCGGAGCCGAAGCCACGCCACCGGAGGAGGACAGGGTCAGCAGTGCACAGTTCCGTCAGCTGAAACAGCGGTTGGACGAGCTGGAGGAACGCCTAGACCGCGTTCTGGCTCTCGTCGAGAGTGTCAACGAGGATCACCCTCGCGAGACGAAGGGGTAG
- a CDS encoding SCO3933 family regulatory protein — protein sequence MAMHPIQKDITQSSFLLVTPAAPKVKDPQTGEIATHRETGETLYTVGVVEMLAGRADVLKITVPESGLSDGLAQGAPVRPVGLVALPWARIFNGQLSDGIAYRAESVEPVK from the coding sequence ATGGCCATGCATCCGATCCAGAAGGACATCACTCAGTCCTCGTTCCTGCTGGTGACTCCGGCGGCTCCGAAGGTGAAGGACCCGCAGACGGGGGAGATCGCGACTCATCGTGAGACGGGGGAGACGCTGTACACGGTCGGTGTCGTCGAGATGCTGGCCGGGCGGGCGGACGTTCTGAAAATCACGGTTCCTGAGTCGGGCCTGTCGGACGGGCTGGCGCAGGGTGCGCCGGTTCGTCCGGTGGGGCTGGTCGCGCTTCCGTGGGCGCGGATCTTCAACGGTCAGCTCAGCGACGGGATCGCGTACCGCGCGGAATCCGTGGAGCCGGTCAAGTGA